AATGGTGGCGGGCTGATCGACGACGAACAGAAGTCGGCCGTGCACCTTGAGCTCATTGATGAGGGCTCGCAGCTGTGTCTCATCGTTAGGCAGGGCCTTGTTGTAGAGGCGACGGCCGTTGCGATCGAGGGCCACGGCATGGTGGTGGCCTTTGCCGACGTCGACGCCGATGAAGACATCGACGGCGTCATGAAGAGGAAAGTTTTGCATTGCAGTTTGCTCAAATGACGAATTGGCCTGCAAAAACCATGGTGGCAAGTCTCGGCATCCACGTTACGGACGGCATCGGAAAATCCCGAGCCAAACCCCTATTAGCGATCACCAGCCACCCACCAGCCCCGGTGACAACACCCCCCGGATCATGACTGCGACTGGGGGACTTAATCATGCCGGGCCTGGCTGGCCAAAACCTCAATTATCGAGGTGCGAACATAGTAACGGGGGCGAGCGCGTGTGCGGCATCCTGTGATGGCGGCAGGGTTATCACCGCGCCCACCGCGGACTCAGTTCGCCTTCTGCGTGAAGATCAGTTCGAACTCGTTGCCCGAGGGCTCGATCTGCTTGACGCGGACCGGCATCCAGTCGAGCGCGGGGGCGAGCCAGATGTCGACGCGGCGCTCGTCGCCCGTCTTGCGCGGCAGTCGCATGAAGTGACGCGTTTCGACGTAGCCCTGCGGCGTGCGCAGCGTCTCGGCGCCGACATATTGCACCGGCCACACCTCGCTGCTGTCCGTGTCGACCACGGTGAACTCGTGCGTCACCCCGACCTGGGCGTAGCGCTCCGGATTGCCCCGGGCGTAGCTCGCCAACTGCATCATCATGCTGAAGCGGTCCTGCGCCCCGGGCGCGAGCGGCATCGACTGGCCCGAGCGCGTGAAGCTGAGCGTGGGGGGGCTGTCGCGGTGGAATGTCGTGACGTATTCCGCCCGGCGCCCGCGCTTTTCCACGTAACGTGACGGCGCGATGCCGTTCACGTCGAAGCCGCCTTCGCTGATGAACTCGAACGTGCCGAAGAAGATGATCGGCACCGCCACCCGCAATTGGTAGTGCCCGTTCTCGTTGACCCAGTGAAGCTCGCCGGTCTGGTTGCGTACGCCGTTCATGAGGGCGTCGTAAGTCAGCGTGGCGGAGGGCGGCGGGGCGAACTTGTCGCCGTTCGCCGCGGCCGCGGTGAGGGGCGGTCCGGGCGGCGCGGCGGGGGCGCTGGCGTTGCTGGCGGCGTCGGGCGTGTTGCCGTCGCCGGCAACCGTTTGCGAGGCCGACTGCGGACCGGGCGTGTCGGTGTCGACCGGCGCGGTGATCGTGTCGGGTGGCGCAGGTGGTGGTGGCTCGGGGTGAGGCGGCTTGGCCACGGGCTTGCGCACGGGCGCCGGCGGTGCCGGGGGCGGCGGCGCGGGCGGCGCGACCGGCTTGAGCGGAATCAGCGTGATAGGGATTTCCGGGATCGGCGTGTCGTCGAGCGTCGTGCGGTGACGGTCGACCCACAGCGCGAGCAACACGTGCGCCGCGAACACGGCCACGAGCACGCCCGCCCACAGGCGCCAACCACGGCGCGCGCCGCGCCGACGCACGGACGGCGTCGGGCCGGCGGGCGGCGAGACGGTGGCGTTGGCGGCGTTGGCGGCGTCGACGGAATCGTTGGGGGCCGGAGGCACGTTGGGCGCTGCTTGGCGTGAGGGTCGATGGGCAGACGGTGACACGAAATTCGGGAAACGGGAATGTCAGACCGTCAGGATCGCACATTGCGGCAACCCCGGTTCGACAGGCGTCGAACCGTGCCGTTCATGCGCGGGCCGGACGGCTGCCCCGCGCTCGATTCAGGGCGCGGCGCCAGGCGCGTGAGCGTGGCCGAGGTCGGCCGAGAGGCGCTGGGCGAGCGTGCGCAGTGCGGTGTCGATGGGCCCGCCCCAGCGCGCGTCGAAGCGGCTCTCCGGACCGAGTGCCATGAGCCCCATGACGAGTTGTCCGGTCGCATCGAACACCGGCATGCAGAACGCATTGACCGACGGCAGCACCGTGCCTTCCACACGTGCCGCCCGATGCGCACGCACGTCGTCGAGCACCGCATCGTATTCCGCTCGTGTGGCGGGCAGATGATGGCGCGACGCGTGTTGCAGCCCGGCGAGCGCCGCATCGATGAGCGGCGCCGTCTGACGCGCGGGCAGATAGGCGGCAAAGAGCCGTCCGGCGGCCGATTCGAGTATCGGCATCACGTCGCCCAGGCGCAGCGGTACGCGCAAGGGGAAGGTCGAATCGAGCCAGTGGACCACCGTCGGCCCCTGGTTGCCCCACACGCACAGCCCCACGGTCTGGTCGATGGCGTCGCGCAACTGGTTCATGGCGAAGCGCGCGGCCTTGAAGGCGTCGATGCGCGCGAGATGGGCGAGGCCCATGCGCAGCGTGAACGGACCGAGATCGTAGCGGCCGCTGACCGGGTCCTGCACGATGAGGCCGAGGCGCTGGAAGCTCACCAGATAGCGATGTGCCTTGGCGGGGTTCATGCCGGCGGCATGCGCGAGATCGCGCAGCATCATCGCGTTCGACGCGCCGGTGAGCACTTCGATGAGCCGGAAACCGACCTCGATCGATTGAATGCCCGAGCGGGTCTTCTCCTCGTCGGGCGCCTTTTCATCGGTGCTGTCGCTGCTGTCGTGGTGGTAATCGTTGCCGGCGTCGCCGTGGTCGATGTTCTCGGGCATTGTCATGTGTCTCTGTCTTTTCCTCGTCGCGGCGGCGCTCATGCATGTCGTGCATGCGCGGCTGCGCCACCGGTGCCGCCCGCGCCCCCGTGGGGACCTGCAGGCGAAGCGCTCAGGTAGAATCGTCGGCTTCACGCGCCATTCTATCGGGCTTGAGACGGCCCGCAGACTTCATCACATGAAACTCGCTACCCGCAAGGACGGTACCCGCGACGGCCAACTGATCGTCGTGTCGCGCGACCTGTCGAGCGCCTGCATCGCCGACGCCGTCGCTCCCACGCTGCAACGCGTGCTCGACGACTGGACGTTCTACGCGCCGCAACTCCAGACGCTCTACAACGAACTCAATCACAACCGCGCGCGCAACACCTTCGCGTTCGATCCCGCCGAGTGCATGGCGCCGCTGCCGCGCGCCTACCAGTGGGCCGACGGCTCGGCTTACGTGAACCACGTGGAACTCGTGCGCCGCGCGCGCGGGGCGGAAATGCCGCCCGAATTCTGGACCGATCCGCTCATGTATCAGGGCGGCAGCGACGACTTCATCGGTCCGACCGACGACATCGTGTGCGCATCGGAAGACTTCGGCATCGACTTCGAGGCCGAAATCGCCGTGGTGACCTCGGACGTGCCCATGGGCGCGAGCCCGGCGCGTGCGCTCGAAGGCGTGCGTCTGCTGATGCTGGTCAACGACGTGAGCCTGCGCAACCTGATTCCGGCCGAACTGGCCAAGGGCTTCGGCTTCTTCCAGAGCAAGCCCGCGAGCAGCTTCTCGCCGGTGGCGGTCACGCCCGACGAACTCGGCGACGCCTGGCGCGACGGCCGCGTGCATCGCCCGCTCACGGTGAAATGGAACGACAGGAAGTTCGGCGCGCCCGAATGCGGGGAAGACATGGTCTTCGATTTCGGCCGGCTCGTCGCGCATGTATGCAAGACGCGCAATGCGCGCGCGGGCACCATCGTGGGCTCGGGCACGATCTCGAACAAGGATCGCAGCCGCGGCAGCGCCTGCATTGCCGAGAAGCGCATGCTCGAGACGATCGACAAGGGCGCGCCCGAGACGGCCTTCATGCGCTACGGCGACCGCGTGCGCATCGAGATGTTCGACGCGCAGGGCAAGTCGATCTTCGGTGCCATCGATCAGGCCGTCGCCCCGCTGGACGAGTGAGCGGCGTGGCGCCGACGTGGCAATGTGTGCCGCTCGCGCTGCGCATGTCGCTCATATCGCCGATGTCGCCGGTGTCGCCGGTGTCGGGCCGGGCCTCCGAAACTCGCATCGCGCGGGCCTTTGCGGGGCGTGGGTCGACACCGCCATAGGGTGAACCCGGATATGGCGGGCAATTCCGGCTCCGCTATTCTTTGTCTCCTTGAGTCGATTCGCACCCCTGACGGGCGTGAGGGCCGGCCCTAACTTTCGCCGGCGCGGCGCGAGGTGTCCGTCCTGGCGCCTGGCGCAAGAAAAAAATAGCGCGGGCCAGACCAGGAGATTTTTCATGCGAAACCCCGTGCGCACAGCACTGCTGGGTGCGATGTTGCTGGCGTTGGCCGGCGGCGCTGTCGCTCAGGTCAAGATCGGCGTGAGCATTTCGCTCACCGGCCCTGCCGCTTCGCTCGGCATTCCCGCACGCAATACGGTCACCATGCTGCCGACGGAAGTCGGCGGCCAGAAGGTCGACTACATCGTGCTCGACGATGCGTCCGACACCACGACCGCCGTTCAGAACACCAAGAAGCTCGTCTCCGAGAACCACGTCGACGCCATCATCGGCTCGTCGATCACGCCGAACACGCTGGCGATGCTCGACGTGATCGCGAGCGGCACCACGCCGACGATTTCGCTCGCGTCCTCGGCCCGCATCATCGAGCCGGTCGACGCCAAGCGCTACTGGATGTTCAAGACGCCGCAGACCGACGCGCAGATGGCCTCGGCCATTGCCGAGCACGCAAGCCGTCACGGCGTGAAGACGATGGCGTTCATCGGTCAGGGCGATGCGCTGGGCGAGGCGTTCTATGAAGAAGTCGCCAAGTTCGCGGGCCTGCACAAGATCAAGATGGTGGCCAACGAACGTTTCGCGCGCACCGACCCGAGTGTGACCGGCCAGATCCTGAAGATCATGGCGACCAATCCGGACGCCGTCGTCGTGGGCGCGGCGGGCACGCCGGCCGCCCTGCCGCCGAAGGCGCTCGCCGAGCGCGGCTACAAGGGCCTCGTGTACCACAACCACGGCGTGGGTAATAACGACTTCCTGCGCGTGTGCGGCAAGGACTGCAACAACACGTATCTGCCGGCCAGCCCGGTGCTCGTGGCGTCGCAACTGCCGAACGATCATCCGGCCAAGGCCGTCGCGCTCGACTACATCAAGAAGTACGAAGCCAAGTACGGTGCGGGCACCGTGGCCGCGTTCGGTTCGTACGCCTGGGATGCCGGCATCCTGCTGCAGCGTGCGATCCCCATCGCACTGAAGACCGCCAAGCCAGGCACGCCGGAATTCCGCAAGGCACTGCGCGATGCGCTCGAGTCGAGCAAGAACGTGCACGTGTCCAACGGCGTGATCAACATGAGCCCGACCGATCACCTCGGTCTCGACCAGCGCGCTCGCGTGATGGTCAAGATCGACAACGGCAAGTGGCTGCTCGCACCGTGAGCCTGCGCGCCGCCGTGATCCCATGGATGTGAGACGGCCCGCGCCGCACGCATCCGCACCCTCGACCGTTTGACCGTGGGCGGCGCCGGCCTCGTCCGGCGCCGCTGTTTCCCATCCCCGCCCGCGCGGGGATATTTTTTTGGAGCGGTAAGCCATGTCGCAAGATCCCTATCAACACTATCAGTCGCTGCAATTCAAGCGGCATCCCAATGGCGTGCTCGAACTGATCATGGGCGCCGGCGCGAACAAGAGCGGCCTGTCGACGGCGGACCATCGCATGCATCAGGAACTGGCCGATGTGTGGCGCGACATCGATCGCGACACCGAAACGCGCGCCGTCGTGATTCGCGGCGAAGGCAAGGGCTTCTCCGGCGGCGGCGACCTGTCGCTCGTGGAGGACATGGCCGACGACTTCGCGGTGCGCGCCCGCGTGTGGCGCGAGGCGCGCGACCTCGTCTACAACGTCATCAACTGCAGCAAGCCCATCGTCTCCGCCATGCATGGGCCGGCCGTCGGCGCCGGGCTCGTCGCGGGCCTGCTCGCGGACATCTCCATCGCGGCGAAGACGGCGCGCATCATCGACGGCCACACGCGTCTGGGCGTGGCGGCGGGCGACCACGCGGCGATCGTCTGGCCGCTGCTGTGCGGCATGGCCAAGGCGAAGTACTACCTGCTGCTGTGCGAACCGGTGACGGGTGAGGAAGCCGAGCGCATCGGGCTCGTCTCGCTCACGGTCGACGAGGCCGATTTGCTGCCCAAGGCGTTTGAAGTGGCTGAGAAGCTCGCGCGCGGTTCGACCACGGCCATTCGCTGGACGAAGTACACGCTCAACAACTGGCTGCGCAGCGCGGGGCCGGCATTCGATGCGTCGCTGGCGCTCGAATTCATGGGTTTTTCGGGGCCCGACGTGCGCGAGGGCATTGCGTCGTTGCGCGAACGCCGTGCGCCGGACTACAGCGGCGACGCACCCTTCTGACACACCACGTGCGCACGCTCGGCGTATGATCGGTGTTCAAGCGCCACAACGTGCGCGTGCAGGCGGGAAATGCCCGCTGGCCGCCCGTTCCCGACCGTGACTGGAGACTGTAATGAGCGATTCGACGAGTGCCATGCCCAATGGCTTCGACATTCTCAAGAAAATGTGGGAGGCCTTCAGCCCGCCGGCGACGTTTACTTCGCCGCTCACGCAACTGATGCAAAGCACGGCGCCGTTGCTCGATCCGAACGAGATCGAGAACCGCATCGCCGAAATGCGGGCGGTCGAGCAGTGGCTCACGCTGAACCTGAACGTGTTGCGCTCGACCATTCAGGCCTTCGAAGTGCAACGCGCGACTTACGCGACGCTGCGCGCCTTCGGCAGCGGCAGCTTCGGGGCCGGCGACGACGCCGCGGCAAGCAAGCCGAGTGCCGCGGGGCCACAGGAGAGTGCGGCAACGGGCGCGAATTTCTGGCGTTCTCCGTTCGCCACACCGGAACCGGCCGAGCATGTGGCGCCGCGCGCGAGTACGCCAGAACCCGAGCCGGAAGCGGAGCCCGAGGCGGCCACCGCGCAGGACGCGCCGCCGAAGAGCGACGAAGCACAGTCGCCGTTCGCCCAGGCGGGCAATGCGTACACCGCACTCGACCCGTCGCTGTGGTTCAACGCGATGCGTGCGCAGTTCGATCAGATCGCGGCGGCGGCGCAGGCGGCCGGCATGTCGGCCGCACAGATGACCGAAGCGGCGGCGACCCAGATGTCCCAAGCGTCGACCAAGGCGGAGCAGGCCGCCGCGAAAACGTCCGACAAGCGCGCCGGCAAGGCACCGACGAAGGGAGCCGCCACGGGCTCGGCGTCGGGCGCGAAGGCCGCCAAGCGCGCGCCTGCGAGCAGGAAGACGCCGGCGAAACCGGCGGCGGCAAAGACGTCCGCCAAGACAGTCGCGAAGGCATCGACGAAGACGTCGGCGGCGGCCGGCGAGGCGGGCAAACCCGCCGGCAAGCAGGCGGCGTGGAAGTGGTAACGACGCGATAGCGCGGGCGACCGGGTGACATCGGCACCGGGAACAACGACCGCAACGACAGGAGGGGCCCCATGATTTCAGGCGAACGCACCGGCCTCGTCCTGATGGGCGGCGGCGCACGCGCCGCGTATCAGGTGGGCGTGCTCGCGGCGATTGCCGCAATTCAGCGCGAAGTGCTGCCGTCGCGGCGCGCGATCCCGTTTCCCATCGTCTGCGGTACGTCGGCCGGCGCGATCAACGCGGCGGCGCTGGCGTCTCACGCCGACGACTTCCGGCATGGCGTGATGAAGCTCGACGCCGTTTGGCGTCAGTTCCATGCGGGACAGGTGTTCCGCGCCGACTCGCTGGGCATGGCGGGCACCGGGGCGCGCTGGCTCGCGGCGCTTTCGCTCGGCTGGGCACTGCGCCGTTCGCCGAAATCGCTGTTCGACTGGTCGCCGCTCGCCGACATGCTGCGCAACGTCATTCGCCTCGACCGGTTGCCGGACGTGTTTGCCTCCGGCGCGCTTTGCGCATTGTCGGTGACGGCGCTCTCGTATTCGTCGGGCAAGCACGTCACCTTCTACCAGAGCGCCGACCCCATCCAGGCGTGGAAGCGCTCGCTGCGGCTCGCGCGTGCGGTGCCGCTCACCGTCGAGCACCTGCTGGCGTCGAGTGCGATCCCGTTTCTCTTTCCCGCCGTCGAACTCGATCTCGACGGACAGGCCGAGTATTTCGGCGACGGTTCGATGCGCCAGATCGCGCCGCTCAGTCCGCCGATCCACCTGGGCGCCACGCGTATCCTGATCGTCGGCGCGGCCCACGCGCAGTACGGCCTGGACAGCAGCGGCGAGCGTATCGGCGGCTATCCGAGCCTTGCGCAGATCGGCGGGCAGGCGCTCGCAAGCGTGTTCATCGACGGCCTGTCGGCGGACCTCGAGCGTCTGCAGCACATCAACAACGTGCTTCGGCACGTGTCCGAGGCCGATCGCGAGTCGAGCGGCTGGCGACCCATCGAGACGCTTGTCATTTCGCCGAGTCAGCGCCTCGAGCCGATTGCGGCGCGCCATCTGCAACAACTGCCCCGCGCGGTGCGCACCATGCTTGGCGCGATTGGCGCCGACGAGGCGCGCGGTGCGGCGTTCGCGAGCTACCTGCTGTTCGAGTCGTCCTATACTCAGGAACTCATCGCGTTGGGTGAGGCGGATGCCTACGCACAACGCGATGCCATCGCGGCCTGGCTTGTCGCCGAAGCCGACGGCACCAGCCCCCTCGATCACGTGGAAGCCGGCGCTGTGGGCGGAGGCGATCCGCCGGCCAACGCTCCGCTGGCGGCACAGGCGCCGAAAGCCGCGCAAGCGGTGGCCCGCGACGGCGGCGACGCCGCTTGATTCTCATGACCCGACCGACATCTCCCAAATCCTTGAAGCCCGCCAAGCCCTCGGCGGTCTGCGCGTATCCGTCGACCTTCTGGCGCGATCCGGCGCTGCCATTCCTCGAAGCGCGCGAAGTGGTCGACGGCCGTCGCGTGTGTTACGCGCTGCACAGCCACGAGACATTCTCCATCGGCGTCGTGACGGGCGGACGCAGTACCTATCTGAACGGCCGCGCGCGTGAGACGGTCGGCAAGGGCAGCGTCGTGGTGATGAACCCGGATGCCGTGCACGCATGCAATCCGATCGGCGACGAGCCGTGGGCGTATCGCATGTTGTTCGTCGACACGCGCTGGCTGCGCGATTTTCAGCGCGAGCTCGGTTTCGGCCACGGGCAGGATCTGCACATGTTCGACCCGCTGTCGTCGACCGATCCGGTGCTCTACGAGGGCATTAATCGCCTTTACGATATCTGCACGGATGCGTCGCGCGACCGGCTCGAACGTGAGAGCGCCGTACAGCAGTGTTTCATCGATGTGCACGAACGACTGAATCCGGCGCCGCAACCGGTGCGGGACGATCCGCAGAAGTCGAAGAAGCTTGGCGACGCGGCCGATTTCATTCGCGCACACTGCCGCGAGTCGCTTACGCTCGCACAGATCTGCGCAGCGGCGGGTCTGTCGGCGTCGTATCTCACGCGTGCATTTCGTGCGCAGTACGGCCTTACGCCTCACGCGTTCCTGATGAATCAGCGGATTCAGTACGCACGGGCCCGGTTGCGCCGGGGCCACGCGATCGCCGAGGTCGCGCTTGACGCCGGCTTTGCCGATCAGGCGCACTTCCAGCGTACGTTCAAGCAGCTACTCGCCGCCACGCCTGGGCAATATCGAGAGTCGCGCGCCGCGTGAGCGGCGCGGCGGCGCTCACATGGTTGCCACGAGGTACACGGCGCTGCCCGCGAGCAGCGTTGCCATCACCCGGTTCAGGCGTTGCACGCGCTTCGCGTTGCGCATCTGATGCCGCATCAACGCGCCGGCCGCAGCCCAGCAGCCGACCGACAGCCAGCAGACGACGAAATAGATTGCCGCGAACTGCCAGATGCGCGTCGGCTCGCCTGCGGTGTACGCGCCCATGCCGGCGAGCGCCGCAAGCCACGCCTTGGGATTGAGCCACTGCATGACGGCCCCTTGTATGAGAGAGGGGCCGCGTTGTGCGTTGGCGTCGCCGAGCTCGCCATCGTCGCGGGCGAGCTTGTAAGCCATGTACAGCAGGAACGCCACGCCGAACCATTGGATCGCGTGCATCAGTA
The Pandoraea pulmonicola DNA segment above includes these coding regions:
- a CDS encoding DUF3108 domain-containing protein, giving the protein MPPAPNDSVDAANAANATVSPPAGPTPSVRRRGARRGWRLWAGVLVAVFAAHVLLALWVDRHRTTLDDTPIPEIPITLIPLKPVAPPAPPPPAPPAPVRKPVAKPPHPEPPPPAPPDTITAPVDTDTPGPQSASQTVAGDGNTPDAASNASAPAAPPGPPLTAAAANGDKFAPPPSATLTYDALMNGVRNQTGELHWVNENGHYQLRVAVPIIFFGTFEFISEGGFDVNGIAPSRYVEKRGRRAEYVTTFHRDSPPTLSFTRSGQSMPLAPGAQDRFSMMMQLASYARGNPERYAQVGVTHEFTVVDTDSSEVWPVQYVGAETLRTPQGYVETRHFMRLPRKTGDERRVDIWLAPALDWMPVRVKQIEPSGNEFELIFTQKAN
- a CDS encoding IclR family transcriptional regulator; protein product: MPENIDHGDAGNDYHHDSSDSTDEKAPDEEKTRSGIQSIEVGFRLIEVLTGASNAMMLRDLAHAAGMNPAKAHRYLVSFQRLGLIVQDPVSGRYDLGPFTLRMGLAHLARIDAFKAARFAMNQLRDAIDQTVGLCVWGNQGPTVVHWLDSTFPLRVPLRLGDVMPILESAAGRLFAAYLPARQTAPLIDAALAGLQHASRHHLPATRAEYDAVLDDVRAHRAARVEGTVLPSVNAFCMPVFDATGQLVMGLMALGPESRFDARWGGPIDTALRTLAQRLSADLGHAHAPGAAP
- a CDS encoding fumarylacetoacetate hydrolase family protein, whose product is MKLATRKDGTRDGQLIVVSRDLSSACIADAVAPTLQRVLDDWTFYAPQLQTLYNELNHNRARNTFAFDPAECMAPLPRAYQWADGSAYVNHVELVRRARGAEMPPEFWTDPLMYQGGSDDFIGPTDDIVCASEDFGIDFEAEIAVVTSDVPMGASPARALEGVRLLMLVNDVSLRNLIPAELAKGFGFFQSKPASSFSPVAVTPDELGDAWRDGRVHRPLTVKWNDRKFGAPECGEDMVFDFGRLVAHVCKTRNARAGTIVGSGTISNKDRSRGSACIAEKRMLETIDKGAPETAFMRYGDRVRIEMFDAQGKSIFGAIDQAVAPLDE
- a CDS encoding ABC transporter substrate-binding protein; translation: MRNPVRTALLGAMLLALAGGAVAQVKIGVSISLTGPAASLGIPARNTVTMLPTEVGGQKVDYIVLDDASDTTTAVQNTKKLVSENHVDAIIGSSITPNTLAMLDVIASGTTPTISLASSARIIEPVDAKRYWMFKTPQTDAQMASAIAEHASRHGVKTMAFIGQGDALGEAFYEEVAKFAGLHKIKMVANERFARTDPSVTGQILKIMATNPDAVVVGAAGTPAALPPKALAERGYKGLVYHNHGVGNNDFLRVCGKDCNNTYLPASPVLVASQLPNDHPAKAVALDYIKKYEAKYGAGTVAAFGSYAWDAGILLQRAIPIALKTAKPGTPEFRKALRDALESSKNVHVSNGVINMSPTDHLGLDQRARVMVKIDNGKWLLAP
- a CDS encoding enoyl-CoA hydratase/isomerase family protein, with the translated sequence MSQDPYQHYQSLQFKRHPNGVLELIMGAGANKSGLSTADHRMHQELADVWRDIDRDTETRAVVIRGEGKGFSGGGDLSLVEDMADDFAVRARVWREARDLVYNVINCSKPIVSAMHGPAVGAGLVAGLLADISIAAKTARIIDGHTRLGVAAGDHAAIVWPLLCGMAKAKYYLLLCEPVTGEEAERIGLVSLTVDEADLLPKAFEVAEKLARGSTTAIRWTKYTLNNWLRSAGPAFDASLALEFMGFSGPDVREGIASLRERRAPDYSGDAPF
- a CDS encoding PhaM family polyhydroxyalkanoate granule multifunctional regulatory protein, with translation MSDSTSAMPNGFDILKKMWEAFSPPATFTSPLTQLMQSTAPLLDPNEIENRIAEMRAVEQWLTLNLNVLRSTIQAFEVQRATYATLRAFGSGSFGAGDDAAASKPSAAGPQESAATGANFWRSPFATPEPAEHVAPRASTPEPEPEAEPEAATAQDAPPKSDEAQSPFAQAGNAYTALDPSLWFNAMRAQFDQIAAAAQAAGMSAAQMTEAAATQMSQASTKAEQAAAKTSDKRAGKAPTKGAATGSASGAKAAKRAPASRKTPAKPAAAKTSAKTVAKASTKTSAAAGEAGKPAGKQAAWKW
- a CDS encoding patatin-like phospholipase family protein — encoded protein: MISGERTGLVLMGGGARAAYQVGVLAAIAAIQREVLPSRRAIPFPIVCGTSAGAINAAALASHADDFRHGVMKLDAVWRQFHAGQVFRADSLGMAGTGARWLAALSLGWALRRSPKSLFDWSPLADMLRNVIRLDRLPDVFASGALCALSVTALSYSSGKHVTFYQSADPIQAWKRSLRLARAVPLTVEHLLASSAIPFLFPAVELDLDGQAEYFGDGSMRQIAPLSPPIHLGATRILIVGAAHAQYGLDSSGERIGGYPSLAQIGGQALASVFIDGLSADLERLQHINNVLRHVSEADRESSGWRPIETLVISPSQRLEPIAARHLQQLPRAVRTMLGAIGADEARGAAFASYLLFESSYTQELIALGEADAYAQRDAIAAWLVAEADGTSPLDHVEAGAVGGGDPPANAPLAAQAPKAAQAVARDGGDAA
- a CDS encoding AraC family transcriptional regulator is translated as MTRPTSPKSLKPAKPSAVCAYPSTFWRDPALPFLEAREVVDGRRVCYALHSHETFSIGVVTGGRSTYLNGRARETVGKGSVVVMNPDAVHACNPIGDEPWAYRMLFVDTRWLRDFQRELGFGHGQDLHMFDPLSSTDPVLYEGINRLYDICTDASRDRLERESAVQQCFIDVHERLNPAPQPVRDDPQKSKKLGDAADFIRAHCRESLTLAQICAAAGLSASYLTRAFRAQYGLTPHAFLMNQRIQYARARLRRGHAIAEVALDAGFADQAHFQRTFKQLLAATPGQYRESRAA
- a CDS encoding LysE family translocator, which gives rise to MTLFYSMAAFALAASITPGPVNVVALGAGARYGLVPSLRHVTGATVGFDLLLVAVGFGLYELLQRMPVLMHAIQWFGVAFLLYMAYKLARDDGELGDANAQRGPSLIQGAVMQWLNPKAWLAALAGMGAYTAGEPTRIWQFAAIYFVVCWLSVGCWAAAGALMRHQMRNAKRVQRLNRVMATLLAGSAVYLVATM